One window of Marinobacter sp. SS13-12 genomic DNA carries:
- a CDS encoding ParB/RepB/Spo0J family partition protein, which produces MEQHIKMNALTISEKNVRKVSAAEVEDQQLIASIGSQGLLQNLIVVKSKKRGKYEVVGGGRRLAALQHLAANGDIEKDYPVRCVVKDQSDATEASMAENLKAGMHDADWFAAYMQLNEQGLSAEDIAKKFGHSVADVRKLLKLGGVAPVILAAFRNRELEKSVVMAFTVSDDQEKQAAVFAELKEGYHLSAWAVRSRLLPETMKSTESVALFVGLEAYEQAGGSVASDLFQDVVYLNDPELVQSLAEAKMEGLIAEKKVEGWRWVEHLFGGFWSSPFAAMQSVEPEIEVDLPEAVNVRLAEIDSVLNAMNEKPNDEWTEEDEEAHDRLTEEEGDLQAQKENSRIFSVEQKAGTGVVILINREGEPEYRVGIVKPEDAKGQSQGEDGSGEADTPKKPEDSAALLSDLRSYALQALQADLMNSPELCFDLSVFNMALQRVAGSYLRSCDINVEWADFSAKDIADTKAAEKIKTARDGLNLAWLNEQGEAAMFRAFQSLPMPDKLAIQVFCVAQSLRSSSSVIAEIVKEQISFDLSALWQPTKDNYFKRVNREKLLDILEELKGIDLAAGMATAKKRDLAELLDGLEESKGWLPPQMRPETMED; this is translated from the coding sequence GTTAATCGCTTCAATCGGCTCTCAGGGGCTCCTACAGAACCTGATTGTGGTGAAGTCGAAGAAGCGGGGTAAGTATGAAGTGGTTGGCGGCGGTCGCCGTCTGGCTGCGTTGCAGCATTTGGCAGCGAACGGCGACATTGAAAAGGATTATCCGGTGCGTTGCGTGGTGAAAGATCAGAGCGATGCCACCGAGGCCTCCATGGCCGAAAACCTGAAAGCAGGTATGCACGACGCCGATTGGTTTGCCGCGTACATGCAGCTCAATGAGCAGGGCCTGAGCGCCGAGGACATTGCCAAGAAATTCGGGCACAGCGTTGCTGATGTTCGGAAGTTGCTCAAGCTGGGCGGTGTGGCTCCGGTGATCTTGGCGGCTTTCCGAAATCGTGAACTGGAGAAATCGGTGGTTATGGCGTTCACCGTGTCTGACGATCAGGAGAAGCAGGCGGCCGTGTTTGCCGAGTTGAAAGAGGGTTATCACTTGAGCGCGTGGGCGGTTCGCAGTCGCTTGCTCCCTGAGACCATGAAAAGCACCGAATCTGTGGCGCTGTTCGTGGGCTTAGAAGCGTATGAGCAGGCCGGTGGCAGTGTTGCGTCTGATCTGTTCCAGGATGTGGTTTACCTGAACGATCCCGAGCTGGTGCAGTCGTTGGCCGAGGCCAAGATGGAGGGGCTGATCGCTGAGAAGAAGGTCGAAGGCTGGAGGTGGGTAGAGCACCTGTTTGGAGGCTTCTGGTCTTCGCCGTTTGCGGCCATGCAGAGCGTTGAGCCAGAGATTGAGGTTGATCTGCCGGAGGCGGTGAACGTCCGACTGGCTGAGATCGATAGTGTGCTGAACGCCATGAATGAAAAACCCAACGACGAATGGACCGAGGAAGACGAGGAAGCTCATGATCGGCTGACGGAGGAAGAGGGCGATTTGCAGGCGCAAAAAGAAAACTCTCGGATATTTTCCGTTGAGCAGAAAGCGGGGACTGGTGTCGTGATCCTTATCAATCGGGAAGGGGAGCCGGAATACCGAGTAGGGATCGTTAAGCCAGAGGACGCCAAAGGCCAAAGCCAGGGCGAAGATGGAAGCGGTGAAGCTGACACACCCAAGAAGCCAGAGGACAGCGCAGCTCTGCTGAGTGATCTGAGGTCCTATGCCTTGCAGGCACTGCAAGCCGATCTCATGAATTCGCCGGAACTGTGTTTCGATCTGTCGGTGTTCAACATGGCTCTTCAACGGGTCGCTGGTAGCTACCTTAGATCATGCGACATCAATGTTGAGTGGGCCGATTTCAGCGCCAAAGACATTGCCGACACCAAGGCGGCGGAAAAGATTAAGACAGCGCGGGACGGTCTTAATCTGGCGTGGCTGAATGAGCAGGGCGAGGCGGCTATGTTCCGAGCGTTTCAGTCGTTGCCGATGCCTGACAAGCTCGCTATTCAAGTGTTTTGTGTGGCTCAGTCCCTGCGGTCGTCCAGCTCGGTGATTGCTGAGATTGTGAAGGAACAAATCAGCTTCGATCTGAGCGCGTTGTGGCAGCCGACCAAGGACAATTATTTCAAGCGGGTCAACCGCGAAAAGCTGCTGGATATTCTGGAAGAGCTGAAAGGCATCGACCTGGCTGCGGGTATGGCGACCGCCAAGAAACGTGATCTGGCTGAGCTACTGGACGGCCTTGAGGAATCCAAAGGGTGGCTACCGCCACAGATGCGGCCTGAGACCATGGAGGACTGA